A DNA window from Pungitius pungitius chromosome 1, fPunPun2.1, whole genome shotgun sequence contains the following coding sequences:
- the LOC119223723 gene encoding forkhead box protein P1-B-like, whose product MEGLRQKLQRPSVLRRVTQTASRQPHEHPENIAAVSICKEEADAVRLPQLSSPHIGSSSKQSHLLLPLRRDDLKQSSTRGRLHHGIPEETSALFVSGFCRWPGCDVMFEDFPSFLKHLHSEHSHGDKSIAQWKVQQDIVQCMESQLILEKQKLIAMQLHLHLSEHKHTDLAASEWPYSLPLFLPQPQVTDGDRVQQWGIKHLQEFSQHGYSMAAAPAHILPDLVPSIECYKYSNIRPPYTYAYLIRWSILESVDKQRTLNEIYNWFTTMFFYFRHNTATWKNAVRHNLSLHKCFVRVEGGKGAVWTVDETEYQRRKGQKYHRDCPVKWITSYPRYCPEDP is encoded by the exons ATGGAAGGCCTAAGGCAGAAGCTGCAGAGACCATCAGTGCTGCGCCGGGTTACCCAAACAGCTTCCAGACAACCACACG AACATCCAGAAAATATTGCCGCTGTCTCAATTTGCAAGGAGGAGGCCGATGCTGTCCGTCTACCCCAATTGTCTTCCCCACACATCGGCTCCTCTTCAAAGCAaagccatctcctcctccccttgaGGAGAGACGACCTAAAGCAGAGCTCCACCCGGGGAAGGCTTCATCATGG CATCCCTGAGGAGACCAGCGCCCTGTTTGTCAGTGGCTTCTGTCGCTGGCCGGGCTGTGATGTGATGTTTGAAGATTTCCCTTCCTTCTTAAA GCATCTCCATTCTGAACACAGTCATGGGGACAAAAGCATTGCGCAGTGGAAGGTCCAGCAAGATATTGTTCAGTGCATGGAAAGTCAG CTCATCCTGGAAAAACAGAAACTCATTGCGATGCAACTTCATCTGCACCTatctgaacacaaacacactgatctG GCAGCTTCTGAGTGGCCGTACAGTCTTCCTCTGTTCCTGCCCCAGCCTCAGGTAACGGATGGAGACAGAGTGCAACAATGGGGCATCAAACATCTGCAGGAGTTTTCCCAGCATGGCTACAGCATGGCTGCTGCTCCCGCACACATTCTCCCAG ATTTGGTCCCCAGTATTGAATGTTACAAATACAGCAACATCAGGCCTCCATACACCTACGCCTACCTGATAAGATGG TCCATCCTGGAGTCTGTAGACAAGCAGCGCACTCTGAATGAGATTTACAACTGGTTCACCACCATGTTCTTCTACTTCAGACACAACACTGCTACCTGGAAG AATGCAGTGCGGCACAACCTCAGCCTGCACAAGTGTTTTGTGCgagtggagggaggaaagggagccgTGTGGACGGTGGATGAAACAGAGtaccagaggaggaagggacAGAAGTACCACAG GGACTGTCCTGTTAAGTGGATCACCTCCTACCCCCGGTACTGTCCAGAGGACCCCTGA